Part of the Halobaculum halobium genome, CGAGCAGGCGAAACTCCCGGAGGGTGTGGTAGTCGACCCGCCGGCGCAACGCCGGCGTCGCGTCGACGAGCCTGTCGAGGGCGCGCTGGTACTTCGGCTCGAAGCCGGCGTCCGCGCGCTCGACGGCGCCCGCTCGGGTGAGCGGTCGGCGGTGCTGTCCCGCGTCGAAGCGATCTGCGACGGCCTCGCACGCGCGTTCGCCGGCGACGCCGAGGCTCGGCTCTCGCGTCTCGTAGCTGAACTCGCTGCCCGCGACGTCGCATCGCTCGCGGACGGTGGCGACGACGCCCGGATACGACTCGTACTGCGCACGCACGTCGGGTGCGTACCACGCGTCGACGGAGTCGGGCGGTTCGGGCGCCGGAACGGTCGGCCGGCGGTCCGTCGGATCGGTCATTACGGCTCGTGCTTCGTAGTCGTATTTAATACTTTATTTTCAGAAATAATATGTGGCGTGGCGGTACGAGTCTCGATGACGCGCCAGCCCTGCAGTGAGCCCGAACAGGTATCGGCCGCTACGACGGCGCTGCCTTCCGACAGCTGGACCAGGAGATCGACACCGAGGACGCGCACGACCACGTGGCCGACGGCGTCGCCGACAACGAAGGAGTCCTCTTGATGAAGAGCGACGCCGCTGCCGGCGGACGGACCGGTCGTCCGCAGTCGAGGGTCAACGCGTGCGTGCCAGTGCGGTACGATGGAAGCTGATGGCCGCCTCCCGGTCGAGTTCGGGGTACATCGGGTTCGTCACCGTGCCGGTCGAGTCGACTGCGCTATCCGCGATGGCAAGCGCTCGAGAGAGCGGATCGATGTCGGGGGACCGGCGCACGGTCTCGTAGCCGGCCCGAAACGCCGCTCGCTCCGCGCTCGGGTCGTCGAGGTACCAGTCGACGACGAGGTACTCGACCTTCGCGACGGCGAGCGCGGCCGGCGCCACCATCGGCGACTCCCAGTCCAGCACCGCGGCGACGCCGCCCTCGTCGACGAGGGCGTTCCCCGGCCGGAGGTCCCACGGGAACAACACCGGTTCGGACGCCCGCCCGGCCGCGTCCCGCACGGCGTCTGCCGCGGCCTCGTCCAGTCGTCGCCGGATCCGGGCGGCCACCGCGTCGAACGCCGGCGGGAGTCGGTCGAGCGCGGCGCGTCCGTAGTCCCTGATCCACGCGACCGGCTCCGTGTGTTCGTGAACCGCGAGCGCGGACACCCCCGTCTCCGTCGGCCACTCGTCGGCCGCCCACTCCTCTCCCGTCGGCTCCACGTCTCCGAAGCTACCGAAGGTGGCGGCGGCGTGGACCTCCCCCAGGTACTGCCCGAAGGCACGAGCGATCTCGCGCCGTCGCACGGTGTCGAGACTCGCGAACCGCTCGTGGAGGTCGTCACCGCGCACCAGTTCGGAGATCATGTACGCGACCTCGCCGGCGACACCACCGGCGAGCACCGTCGGCACGGGGATCGACGTCGCCTCGCCGATCGTCATCGTCACGGCCGCCTCCGACCGGAGCGCGTCGACGTCGCCACCGGTCTGCACGACGACCGCTTGGTCGTCCGCAAACTCGACCACGGAGGTCGTCTTGCGGTTCCCGCGCGGAACCGGTGAAACGGACGCGACGTGTCGTTCGGGGAACGCTCGCCGTACGGCCGCCCTCGGGTCAGTCACCCGTCTCACCCGAGCACCCCAGAACGGTCTCGAACGCGTCGAGCGAATCGAGCGTCCACGTCGGGGAGTACCCCTCGTCGTCGGCGTCCGGATCGGGCCGGAGCCAGACGGAGTCCAGCCCGGCGGTGAAGGCACCGGCGACGTCGTACTTCAGGGAGTCTCCGACGTAGACGGCGTCCGCCGGCGCGACGTCGAGTGCCCCGAGCGCGCGGTCGAACGGCTCCGCGTGGGGCTTCCGGCGCGGGAGGTCCCCGGCGTACACGACCGTGTCTAACCGGTCGGCGAGTTCGAGCGTCTCGACCTTCGACGACTGCCTGCTCTGGGGGCCGTTCGTCACGAGTCCGGTTCGGGCCGTCTCGGCGGCCCGGCCGATGGCTGCCTTCGCGCCGGGTACGAACTCGACGGCGGCGTGATCGATGGCATCGAGGAGGCCCGTCGACAGCGCCACCGGGTCGACTTGCCGGTCGTGGATCGTCGCCAACCTGGCGAATCCCGTCGCGAGATACCCGACGTGGTCGTCGGGGTCCGGCGGACCGTCCAGCAGTTGCCAGAGGGCGGCCGGCTCGCCGAACGGCTCGGTCCCGACCGACTCGAAGGCCGCCTCGTACGCCGTCGTCACGTCCCCGGTCGGGCGGCAGAGCGTCCCGTCGAGGTCGAAGAGAACGGCCTCGTATCTGTTCACGTCCGTGACTTCGGCCGACCGGATATACCTGTTCGGTCGGCGGTCGGGGTCGGGGACCGCTTCCGTGCGGCGCCGAGGCTCGACTCGTGGGGCTGCTCGTCGCCGCGTTCGCCTTCGACATGATGATCGCGCGGGTCGCGCCGGCGCGGTGAGGCGGACCGCCGCGTCGGGGCCCGCGGTCGGGATCGAACCTTTGTCGACCGCGCCCGTCTCGAGGACATGGCGCGGATGGATCCCGAGGCGGTGATGCGCGCGTGGGACGAAGTGGCCGCGACGTACGCGCGGCGGCGCGACCCGGACGGCTCCGACGCCGCGCTGATCGACGACCTCCTCGCGGCCCTGCCCGCGGAGCCGCTGGTGCTCGACGTTGGCTGTGGCGACGGCGCTCGCACGCTCGCGAATCTCCCCGGCGACGCGGTCGGCCTCGACGTCTCGCGGGCGGGGCTGATCCTCGCGCGCGAGCGTGTTCCCGGGAGTCGACTGGTCCACGGCGAGATGAGCAGCCTGCCGATCCAAACCGATGGGGTCGACGGGGTCACGGCCTACCACGCCGTCTTCCACGTTCCGCGGGAGAACCACCCGACGGTGTACCGCGAACTCGCCCGAGTGCTCCGCCCCGGTGGCCGCCTGCTGATGACCCTGCCGGGCGGCCGCTACGAGACGGTTCGCCGGGGATGGATGGGCGGGGAGATGTTCTTCTCGACGCCCGGTCGGGAGACGACGCTCCGGCAGTTGCGGGACGCGGGGTTCCGGGTCGACCGGACCGTCACCGCCGATGACCCCCTCGGGAGCGGCACCGAGTTCGTCTTCGCAGCCAGGGAGGAGTGACCGCTCGTTGGGGCGCGTCGACAGCGATGGCCAGCCTCGATAGCCGGCGGTGCCGTCCTGCGCCGGTAATCGATCACGGCGGTGTCCGATCATCACCGCTCTTGTGTCCACAAGTTGGTACAGTACGCGAGCGCGGCTCTCGTCCGCACACCAGGACGCGAAGCGTCTTGGAGACGGGCGTGAATCCGACACACGTCGAATACCGAAGTCGTCACCGGACGACGTGTAGTGGCATTCTCATAATTCAATAAACATGTATGATATTCATCAACCGCGAGCGCGGAGTATCGTAGACGAGGAGAATACGATGAACAAGAATGTCGGCGGCATCGATCGCATCGCCCGTCTCATACTCGGCCCCATCCTGGTCTTGGCGGGAATCGCTGGCTACGCCGGCTTGCTCGCTCTCGCAGTCGGCCCGCTACCCCAAGCACTCACCGCGATACTCGTGTTCCTCATCGGGGCGATTCTGCTTGTCACCGGACTCGTCCAGAAGTGTCCGCTGAACCGGCTTCTGGGACTCGACACGTACCGCCAAAAGAAACGCGGCAAGTCCGAAGAACAGGCGATTATCGACCAGCGGTAGCTGCGTCTATTCGCTCCGTGGCGGTACTGCCCAGAGATGGCCAGTGAGGGCTCGATTGGAGGTCGCTTCTACTCCGGTGGTCACTCAGGTGGGCTCGAAGCTCGCGACGAAGATATCTGCTGTCTCTGACGATATGCTGGACCAGTTCTGGGTAGTAGCTGCGGATTTCAAGGGATCCGGAGCAGCGACTCCGACCTCGGTTCCCGCGACCGAGACGGGCGCCGACTGCGATCGCCGGCGGCGTTTTATGATACCGGCGCCTCCTGAGAAACGTGCTCGGAATCCGGTACTTCTCGTGCGACCGGTGCGGGCTCGTTCACTCGGACCTCGATGAGCCGGCACGCTGTGCGCGCTGTGCCAGCGATGGATTCACACCGGTCACCGCCGACCGCGGGCGAGACGAATCTTCCGCCGACGCAGCGTACTTCGCCGGATCGATGATCGACGACGACTGACCGTCGCGTTCGCCCGCCGGCGGTCTCACTCGGCGTCGACGGCGTGCTCTCGGAGCGTCTCCAGCGGGACGTCCTCCAGCACCGCCTCGTTCGTCGCCGCGAGCACGACCGGCGGCGCGACGCCGGCGGCTCGCGCCTCCTCCCAGCGGGGCAAACAGAGACACCACCGGTCACCGTCGGACAGGCCCGGAAAGCCCAGATCCGGCCGCGGGGTGATCAGGTCGTTCCCCCGGTCGCGAGCGTACCGAAGGAACTCGTCGGTGACGACCGCGCACACTTCGTGGCGCCCCGGGTCCCGGACGAGGTGGCGGCAGTGACCGTCGCGCAGATAGCCGGTCTCGGGGTCGCTGCTACACGTCTGGAGCGGTCCCCCGAGCACGTTCCCCTCGGGATCGTCTGGATCGGTCCCGCTGCCATTCGTCTGTGGATCGGTCATCTCAGATGAACGAACGGACGGGACGATGAAAAGACCGCGGCGATCGGACCCAGAGCGGTCGGGCGCCGGCCACGGCCCCCCGATCTCTCGCTCAGAACTCGTCGATCACCGGGATCCCCTCGGTCCCGAAGTCGGTCATCGCCGCCAGCTTGTCGTTCACGTCGTCCAGCGACACGGTCTCGCTGATGACGGCGCTGGGGTCGAGCTTGTCGCGGGCGACCATCCGGAAGATCTCGTCGTAGCGCGTCGGCGGCAGGCCCAACGAGCCGACGAACTCGATCTCATTCATGACCATCGCGTCGGTCGGGAGTCCCACCATCCCCTCTTCTTCGGAGGTGGTGAGCCCGATCTGCACGTGCGTGCCGCGCGTCCCGAGGCTGAGCACGGAGTTGCGGCACGTCTCGGCGATGCCGAGGGCGTCGACGGAGACGTGGCAGCCGCCGCCAGCGAGCGCCTGCACAGCCCCGGGTACGTCGTCGGCGTCGCCGGCGTTGACCGTCTCGGCGGCGCCCAGTTCCTCGGCCTTCGAGAGCTTGTCGTCGTCGAGGTCGACGGCGACGACGTTCGCACCGAGGGCGTCGGCGATGTGGACCGCCGAGAGGCCCACCCCGCCGACGCCGTGGACGGCGACCCAGTCGCCCGCCTCCACGGGCGCCCGATGAGCCAGCCCGTGGAAGGCAGTCATGAACCGGCAGCCCAGCCCCGCCATGTCGACGGAGCCGACGCCGTCGGGGAGATGGACGAGGTTGTGGTCGGCCGCCGGGACGTGAACCAGCTCGGCGAAGGCGCCGGGAACCGGCTCAACGAACCCCAGCGGCATCGGGTTCTCGCAGGTGTTCCCGTGACCGGTTCGACACTGCATGCACGTGCCGTCGCCGAGGTTGAACGGGACGGCGACGTGGTCGCCCTCGGCGAAGTTCGTCACGTCCTCGCCGACGGCGGTGACACGGCCCGCCGGCTCGTGGCCCAGGATCTGCCCGGGCTGGGGTTGAATGCCCAGCCAGTCCCAATCGCCCTGCCAGCCGTGCCAGTCCGACCGACAGATCCCGCACGCCTCGACCTCGACGACCACGCCCTTCGGCTGCGGTTCGGGATCGTCGACCTTGGTTACGTCGAGCGGTTCTCCGTGTTCGCGCAGGACTGCTGCTCGCATGACACGTGATCGTTGGTGACAATCACCATAGCTGTTCTTGTCAGTTGACTCGCTCGGCGGGGCTAGTCGACCGGCTATCAGGTGCCTCTACGACAGTCACGTCGGGCTGGCGGGTGCTGTCGGAGAGTTATCTCTCGTCGAGCGGAACGAGCGAGCGGATCGCGCGGTCGCCGGCAGTCAACGCGAGCGGGTCGTCGCGACTCACGCGACCGGGAGGTCGAGCGCGATCACTGTGCCGTCTTCGTCGGCCGATACCAGCCGCAGATCACCGCCGTGCATATCGGAGACCCACTTTACCAGCCACAAGCCCAAGCCGGACGCGTGTTGCAGTTGCGTTATCTCGTGGTCGCCGGCGACGACCGTCCACTCCGCTTCGGGGATCCCCGGCCCGTCGTCGGCGACCGCGATCCGGACCGTGTCCTCGTCCACATCCACCACCCGGATCTCGACCGTCGAGTCCGGCCCCGGCGTGCCGAATTCGACAGCGTTGTCGAGCAGTTCCGTGACGGCCCGGTGGATCGCACCGTCGTACGGGACGGAGCCGGCGACCTCGACGGCGACCCGAACGTTCGTCTCCGGTGCGATCGACTCGGCGAGCTGGCTGAGCTCGTCCTCGATCGCCGCCGGCGACTCCGGTCGCTGCTCGGCCTCACCGTCGCCGTTTCGGAGCGTCCGCTGGATCGCCTGTGCCGTCTCGCTCGTCTCGACGAGCGACCGGCTCGCCTCCTCGATCTTCGCTGCGTGCTCCGCCGCGGCCTCGGGGCTGTCCGCCGTCCGGACCAGTCCCGCCCGACCGAGGATGACGTTCGTCTGGTTTCGGAGGTTGTGCCGCAACAGCCGATGGAGCACCCGTAGGTGGGTTTCCTGCTGTTTGACCTCCGTGACGTCGGTCAGCACGACGAACGCTCGCTCGGTGCCGTCGTCACGGTAGGGAACGTTTCTGAGTAGGTAGTAGCGACGGCCGTGAGGCGTCTGAACCTCGATCTCTCGTTCGATCGCGCCGTCGGCGGCGCCGAGCCCAGCGAGGGCGTCCGCGATCGCCGTGGGGATCGACGAACGGACCGCTGACAGCGGCGCGTCCTGGAGCGTCGAGCCGTCGGTGTCGGTCAGCGCGACGAAGCGGTCGTTGACCGCGCGGACCGTGGCCTCGGCCCCCTCGAAGCTCACCTCCAAGAGCGGATCGGTGAGCGTCTCGAACAGTTCAGCGAACCGGCGACGCTGCCGCGAGGCCTCCGCTCTCGCCGTCCGGAGCTCGCGGATGTCCTGGACGGTTCCGACGACACCGTCGGCGCCGACGGCGTCGATCGAAGAGACGGTTATCCGAGCGGGGATCGCTTCGCCCCCGCGTGAGATCAACTCCGTCTCCATCGCCATCGACGCGGCGTCGGCCGCCGGATCGAGGAGGTCGTCTGCGGCCGCATTCTCCGAGAGCACGGCGGTTACGTGCGTCCCCACGAGTTCCGACCGGGTCGTCCCGAGCGTCTCCGCGAGCGACTCGGTGACGATCGTGAACTCGCCCTCGTGATCCAGCGTGAACAGCATGTCGTCTGCGGCCTCCACAGCGGCCTGATAGCGACGGCGCTCCCGGTCTTGATCGACGCGGTCGAAGACCGACCCCGCCGTCGCTGCAAGCAGTTCGAGGAACCGCTGTCCGTCGCTCGAGAACACTCCGCCGCTGCGGTGGCCGACGCTCAGGGTGCGCGTGTCGCCGATCGGGAGGTACGTCCCAGCCGCGTCCAGATCGGGGTCGATGTGGTCGAGGTCGTCGCTTCTGACGGTGCGCTTGTCGGTGAACGCCGTCCCGACGGGGCCCTCGTCGGAGTCGTACCGCGGGCGGTCCCCCAGTTGTTCGCGGACGGCGTCTGGGACCGCGACCGGCACGAGCTCGTCGGTCTCTGGATCGTGCTCTCGGACGACGGCGCTCTCGGCCTCGATCGTGTTCATGGCCACGCCGACGACCCGCTCGGCGACGCCCGCGGCCGTCGTCTCGCCGACCATTCCCTGGGTCGCCCGCAGGAGGTTGTTCAGGATTCGCTCCCGCCGACGCTGCTGGCTCACGTCGCGGAGCGTCCCGACGGTGCCGGAGAACGAGCCGTCCTCGTGGGGTCGAAGCGTCATCCGGTCCGTGCAGGGCACCCGACGGCCGTCCTTCCTGACGAGTTCGACGTCGAGCTTCGCGATCGACAGGTCGCCGTCCTCGTCTCCGGAGTAGTCTCTGAGCAGGTCTCGGAGCGCGTCTTCCGCCTCCTCGACCGTCTCGTCGTCCTTGATCCGATGGACCGACGACCCCACTAACTCTTCCTGTTCGTATCCCGTCATCTCGCACAGCGCGTCGTTGACGAACGTGAACCGTCCGTCTTCGTCGAGAATGTACACCGCGTCGCCGACGGTCTTGACGAGGTACTCGTAGAGGGCACCATCGTAGTCGAGGCCGGCGGGCGTCGCGGGCTCGTCGCCTCCCGGTTCACGTTCCACCGCCACCGGCCGCCCGTCTTCGGGGGTCGCGCCCGCGTCGCCGGGCGAGGAGAGCCGCTTGAGCTTCGCCGCGAGCAGGTCGACGTCGTCTCCGGGCTCCCAGACGACCGCGTCCGTGGCGCCCGCATCGATAGCCGCTCCGGCAACCCGCGGCTCCGGAGTCACCCAGACGACCGGTCGGTCGACGCCAACCGGGATGCGTTCGGCCTCAGTCGCGAACACGACGGCTGGCGCGTCCGCATTCCCGACCGTGTCGCCGCCGAGTTCGCCGAGTTCCCGGAGGGCGTCAAGCGGAACGCCGGCGTCCGTCGAGAGGGTGGCTACCGCTGCTTCGAGCGCCTCGAGCCGGTCACAGAACCCGTCCCCGTAGTACGGACTGACCGTCTGCGCTTCGGTACGGGTTCGGTCTACCATCTGCCGGAGTGGGGCCTCACTACCACTTGAAGCATTCGTGTGACGGAGCGTGGCGAGCCCATCGCCGGGAGCGTCGGCGTGACTCCCTCGAGTGGCCCCCGCAGACGACAAGCGAGGGCGCACCGGCGGCGACGCAGTGCCGGGCCTTGGGGGCGGTCTTGGCCCGAACACCGAAGTGCCCGCCCGCACGATTCGTCGGACGATGCCCTCCCTACTGGAGCGACTGCTCGGTGAGGACACGCCCGACGAACAGGTCGATCTCGAATCGCGCCAGGAAGCCGCCGACGAGGCGCTCCGGGCGGCGGTCGACCGCGCAGGGAACCCGGTCGAAGACTGCGGCGTCACCGCCGTCGCGGTCGTCAACGAGGGTCCCGACGGTCAGCCGGTCGTCGTCCCCGTCGCGCGCTTCTCGCTCGGCGAGGACGTCGAGACCCCGGACCGCGACCTCGCGTGGGACCTCGTCGGCGAGGCTGCCGCGGCGATGCGCGAGCCGTTCGGTGACGTGTTCGTCCGTCACTACGACGTGCAGTTCACCTTCGACGGGGACGAGCTGTTCGAGGCCGAGGAGTGTCGGCGCGTGCTGCTCTCGACCGACCTCGCGGACCGCTACGGGACGGACCCGAGCTTCTCGGCCGGGGACCTCCGCGCCGCCGTCGAGGCGGCCGACGACATCGACGACGAGGTCGCCCCCGTCGCGTGGGGCGAACCGGTCGACTACAGCCGGAGCGACGACGCCGCGGTCGTGGTCGCGGGGACGGCCGCCGCGACGGCCGCGAGCGCGAGCGCCGCCAGTTGCGCGGGCGCCGGCGCGGCAGCGGGCGCGGGTGGCGGCGCCTGCTGACCGTCGCAACGCGATCGACCGCTGGTCGCCCGGCGCCGTCGCCCGCCCGTTCCGCCGCACTGCTTATTCTCGCGCCGCCGCTAGCTCCTCCGATGCCACCGACAACGCCCTCCGATCTCCCCTCGGACGGCACGCCCGCGCTCTCCGTCGAGGGACTCTCGAAGCGCTTCGGCGCCGGGGCCGACGCCGTCCGCGCGGTCGACGACGTCTCGTTCGCGATCGAGCGCGGGTCGGTCGTGGGGCTGCTCGGTCCCAACGGCGCCGGCAAGACGACGCTGATCAAGTCGGTGCTCGGGACGGTGCTCCCCGACGAGGGGACCGTCCGCGTCCTCGGCCGCGACGTGACCGACGGGCGGCGGGCGGCCTACGCGGACGTGGGCGCGATGCTGGAGGGCGCCCGAAACGACTACTGGCGGCTGACGGTCAGAGAGAACCTCCGCTACTTCGCGACGATCGGCGGCGTCGCCCCCGACTCGGTCGCCGACCGTCACGAGCGACTGCTCGACCGGCTCGACTTGGCGGACAAAGCGGACACGCCGGTCCGCGAGCTGTCCCGCGGGATGAAACAGAAGGTGTCGTTGGCGAGCGTGCTCGCGGGCGACGCGGAGCTGGTGTTCCTCGACGAGCCGACGCTCGGTCTCGATGTGGAGGGCTCCCGGACGCTCAGGCGGGAGATCCGCCGGCTCGCCGAGGAGGAGGACCTCACGGTCGTCGTGAGCAGCCACGACATGCGCGTCATCGAGGACGTTTGCGACCGCGTGATCGTCATGTCGGAAGGGTCGGTCGTTGCCGACGACGCCGTCGAGCGACTGCTCGGGGCCGTCGACGACTCCCGCCTCCGGATCGCGAGCACGGACCTCTCGCCGTCGACGATCGACGACCTGCGCGACCGGTTCGACGTCGCCGACGCGGACGCGGCCGCCGACCCGCCGACCGTGGAGGTGCGGACCGACGGCGACGCCGTGTACGATCTGTTCGACGCGCTGCGCGCGGCTGACGTGACGCTCGACGGGATCGACACCGTCGAGCCCAGTCTGGAGGACGTGTTCGTGCAACTGACCGGCGCGGACGCCGAGGGTTCGCGGGGACCCGGTTCGGACGAGGAACGCGGGCGGGCGGCTGGCCGACTGGCGGCCGCGGTCGGCGACGGCGGGGGTCGACGTGACGGCAACCGACGCCGCTGGCGACCCGCCGACGGACGCGTCAACCGCCGCCGCCGGAGACGCATCCCCGGCCGGCGATAGTCCGCCCCCGGCTGGCGACGACCCGCGGCCGGCGACGTTCCTCGACCTCGCTCGGGCGGTCCTCTACCGAGAGTTCCTGATCTTCCTTCGGTATCCGGCGAACGCGATCGGGGGGATCGTCATCTCCCTGGTGTTCTTCGGGCTGTTGTTCTTCGGCGGGCGGCTCCTGGCGGGGCAGGCGCTCGCGGACTCGCTGTCGGGGATCATCGTCGGCTACTTCCTGTGGACGCTGGCGGTGGGCGCGTACTCCTCCGTGTCCAACGACATCTCCAGCGAAGTTCAGTGGGGGACCTTGGAACGACACGTCACCACGCCGTTCGGGTTCGCGCCCGTCGCGCTGCTCAAGGGGGTCGCGAAGGTGGTCCGAACGTTCCTCACCTCCGCAGTCGTGCTGGCGGTGATGCTCGTCATGACGGGAACGTCACTGCAGATCGCGCCCGTGACGGTCGTCGTCATCGCGGGCCTGGCGATCGTCTCCGTGTTGGGGCTCGGATTCGCCGCAGGCGGCGTCACCGTGTTGTACAAGCGGGTCGGCAACTGGCTGAACCTCCTGCAGTTCGGCTTCGTTGTGCTCGTCTCCGCGCCGGTGTTCGATCAGCCGTGGCTGCGGGCGCTGCCGCTGGCCCACGGGAGCGCGATGCTCCAGCGGGCGATGGTCGACGGCGTCCGCCTGTGGGAGTTTCCGCTCGCGGATCTCGCGCTGCTGATCGGCGTCGCCGTCGGCTACCTGGCGGGCGGCTACGTCGTCTTCCACTACGCGACTCGACGGGCGCGCCGCCTCGGCGTGCTCGGTGACTACTGATCGGGCGCAACGTTCAGGCTCGCTCGGCCACTCACTGTCGACAACCCGTGGCGCCCGATCCCGACAGCGACACCGCGGACGGCACCGACGCACACACTCCTGTCCACACTGACGCCGATGACTCCCGGAGTGAGCCCGACCGGAGCGTGTTCTCCGGCGGAACGCTCTCGGATCTGTTCGTCAACGCGGTCCCGGTCGCGATGCTCGTTGCGTTCGTCGTCGGGTTCGGGGTGCTCGCCCCCGGCAACCTCGACTCCGACCCGCTTCTCGGCTTTCACGCCGCGCTGATCGCCGGCGTCGTCCTCGTCAGCGCCGTCGCCGCCCGTGCCGTCGTCGCCGGCGGCGGCGACCTCGACGGCGACCGCGAGATCGACCTGTACGACCCGGACGAACGCGACGACGCGGGCGACGGCCCGGGCGACCGCGACGGGGAGCGCGATCCAGCGGACAGCGACGACGACGGTGGCGACGGTCCCGTGCCGGACGACCCAGCCGGCACGGGCCACTCCGCCGGTTCCGGCGACGCTGACAGCACTGGCGACTCCCGCGACGACGGGCTCCCTCGCCACAACCCCTAACCCGGTCGCGCCGGTACGGACAGTACCATGACCTTCGACCCGATGGACCAGGGAATCGACGCCGAGGAGGCGCACGAGCGCACGACCGACGCGATCGCCGACAACGAGGTGGTGTTGTTCATGAAGGGGAGCCCTCGGATGCCCCAGTGCGGCTACTCGAAGCGCGCGATCGGGCTGATCAGCCAGTACCGCGACGACGTGGCGACGGTGGACGCCCTCGCGAACCTCGACGCCTTCCGCGAGGCCCTGGAGGCCGAGAGCGGCTGGGAGACGATCCCGCAGACGTTCGTCGACGGCGAGTTCGTCGGCGGCAGCGACATCCTCGCGGAACTGGACGAGCGGGGCGAACTCGCGGAGACGCTCAACGCGGACGCTGACGCCGGTACAGACGCCGACGCAGCCGTCGACGGCGACGGAGAGACGGCGACGGACGCACCGTTCTAACCCCGTTCGTCTCCTCCGTCAGATGCCCCAGATGACGGCGATACCGGCGGTTGCGACGACCGCGAGGAGCAACTGGAGCGGGCCGCCCACCCGCAGGAAGTCTGTGAACTCGTAGCCGCCGGGGCCGTACACCATGAGGTTCGTCTGGTAGCCGACGGGCGTCATGAACGAGGTCGCGGACGCGAACATCACCGCCAGGAGGAACGCGAACTCGTTGGCGCCGAGGCGAGCGGCCGTGGTGACGCCGACCGGGATCAGCAACACCGCCGTCGCTACCGGCGTGATGACGCTGGCGAGGACGCCGGCGATCGCGTACAGGAGGAACAGCACGCCGATCGGCGGGAGGACCTCGCCGGTCGCGACGAGAAACGCCGAGACGGCGGCTGCCCCGCCCGTGGACTCGAGCGCGATCCCGAGCGGGATGACGCCCGCCAGCAGAAAGATGACGTTCCACGAGACGGCGTCGTACGCGTCGCCGCTCGTCAGACACCCGGTGACGACCATCGCGACGACGCCGGCCAGTGCTGCGATCACGATCGGGAGCACGTCGAGGGCGGCGAGCGCGACGACGCCGCCGAGAATGCCGACGGCGATCGG contains:
- a CDS encoding ABC transporter ATP-binding protein yields the protein MPPTTPSDLPSDGTPALSVEGLSKRFGAGADAVRAVDDVSFAIERGSVVGLLGPNGAGKTTLIKSVLGTVLPDEGTVRVLGRDVTDGRRAAYADVGAMLEGARNDYWRLTVRENLRYFATIGGVAPDSVADRHERLLDRLDLADKADTPVRELSRGMKQKVSLASVLAGDAELVFLDEPTLGLDVEGSRTLRREIRRLAEEEDLTVVVSSHDMRVIEDVCDRVIVMSEGSVVADDAVERLLGAVDDSRLRIASTDLSPSTIDDLRDRFDVADADAAADPPTVEVRTDGDAVYDLFDALRAADVTLDGIDTVEPSLEDVFVQLTGADAEGSRGPGSDEERGRAAGRLAAAVGDGGGRRDGNRRRWRPADGRVNRRRRRRIPGRR
- a CDS encoding ABC transporter permease; its protein translation is MTATDAAGDPPTDASTAAAGDASPAGDSPPPAGDDPRPATFLDLARAVLYREFLIFLRYPANAIGGIVISLVFFGLLFFGGRLLAGQALADSLSGIIVGYFLWTLAVGAYSSVSNDISSEVQWGTLERHVTTPFGFAPVALLKGVAKVVRTFLTSAVVLAVMLVMTGTSLQIAPVTVVVIAGLAIVSVLGLGFAAGGVTVLYKRVGNWLNLLQFGFVVLVSAPVFDQPWLRALPLAHGSAMLQRAMVDGVRLWEFPLADLALLIGVAVGYLAGGYVVFHYATRRARRLGVLGDY
- a CDS encoding DUF6684 family protein yields the protein MAPDPDSDTADGTDAHTPVHTDADDSRSEPDRSVFSGGTLSDLFVNAVPVAMLVAFVVGFGVLAPGNLDSDPLLGFHAALIAGVVLVSAVAARAVVAGGGDLDGDREIDLYDPDERDDAGDGPGDRDGERDPADSDDDGGDGPVPDDPAGTGHSAGSGDADSTGDSRDDGLPRHNP
- a CDS encoding glutaredoxin family protein, giving the protein MTFDPMDQGIDAEEAHERTTDAIADNEVVLFMKGSPRMPQCGYSKRAIGLISQYRDDVATVDALANLDAFREALEAESGWETIPQTFVDGEFVGGSDILAELDERGELAETLNADADAGTDADAAVDGDGETATDAPF